GAGGATCTTCCAGAAGGTCAGGGCGTGCTTGCCCTGTTCGTGGTCGACGACGTGGCGTGGCTTGGTCGGCGGGTCGTAGCGCAGTGGCAGGTCGATACTGCCGCTGTCCAGTTCTGGCTGGCCCCAGCACAGTGCGGTGTAGGCCTTCTCGGTCTCGCGGTCGTGGAACTGCCGGGACAGCTCGCGGTGGCTGTCGGCGTCGCGGGCCAGCAGGATGATGCCGGAGGTTTCCCAGTCCAGGCGATGGACAATGCGTGCCTCGGGGTAGCCGTTATCCTGCAGGCGGGTGATCAGGCAGTCCTTGTTGTCCTCGGCGCGGCCGGGCACGGACAGCAGAAAGGCAGGTTTATCGACCACCAGGAGGGCGGCGTCCTGATGAAGAATGCGGATGTTCGACAGCGGCATGCGGGTAGACGGCCTCGGTGCACGATGAAAAACGCGAGCGGCGCAACCGGAGGCCTCCCTGGCGGGAAGCTCCGATTGCGCCGCTGGCGGTTGCCGGATCAGCGATCAGGCAGGGTTACGTTGAGTTCCAGGATCGAGCAGCTGCCCTGGTTTTCCAGAGCGACCTGCACCTGGTCGGACTCAATGCTGACGTATTTACGGATCACTTCCACCAGCTCCTTCTGCAGGGCAGGGAGGTAGTCGGGGGCCGTGTTGCCGCGTTGGCCGCGCTCGTGCGCTACGATGATCTGCAGACGCTCTTTCGCCACCGAAGCGCTGTTGGCTTTCTTGCGGTCGCGAAAGAAGTCGAAAATATTCATGCGTCAACCCCCGAACAGACGTTCAAAGAATCCCTTCTTCTGTACATCCAGGAAACGGTGTTCCCGGTCCTTGCCCAGCAGGCGGTCCACGGCATCGCTATAGGCCTGGCCGGCATCGCTCTGTTCGTCGAGGATCACCGGTACGCCCTGGTTGGAAGCCTTGAGCACCGCCTGGGATTCCGGGATCACGCCCAGCAGGGTGACGGCGAGGATTTCCTTGACGTCGTCGACGCCGAGCATTTCGCCCTTGCTCACGCGCTCCGGGTTGTAGCGGGTCAGCAGCAGGTGTTCCTTGATCGGGTCTTCGCCGTTCTCGGCGCGGCGCGATTTGCTGGCCAGGATGCCCAGCATGCGGTCGGAGTCGCGAACCGAAGACACCTCGGGGTTGGTGACCACGATGGCTTCGTCGGCGAAGTACATCGCCAGGTGCGCACCGGTCTCGATGCCGGCCGGGGAGTCGCAGACGATGTATTCGAACGACTGGCGCAGCTCGTCGAGCACGCGTTCCACGCCTTCCTTGGTCAGGGCTTCCTTGTCACGGGTCTGGCTGGCGGCCAGCACGTACAGGTTTTCGATCTTCTTGTCCTTGATCAGCGCCTGCTGCAGATTGGCCTCGTTGTTCACGACGTTGACGAAGTCGTATACCACGCGGCGTTCACAGCCCATGATCAGGTCCAGGTTACGCAGACCGACGTCGAAGTCGACGATTACCGTCTTGTGGCCGCGCAGTGCGAGGCCGGTACCGATGGCGGCGCTGGTGGTGGTCTTGCCCACACCACCCTTGCCGGATGTAACTACGAGAATCTTGGCCAAGGTGTTTCACCCCTAGAGCAAACGGACTTTCAGTCCAAGAAGAGCGTCCCTTGAAGCGGCGGTAGTCGAACAATGCTGGAAATCACGGAATTTTCGGCTTTAAGGCGGCTATCTGGACAGCACGGGTTAAAACACAAAGTTCTCTGGATTTCCTACAACCTTTGCTACGTTTTCGCGACGAGTCAGAGATGCTTTGATAAATGGCGGCAGTATCCGTTAAAGACGAATGATGTTCAACACATCCCCGGACAGGCTGATCTGCACGCCAGTACCCCACAGCGGATCGCGCCGCAGGTCTTCGGAAACCTTGTACTGGCCGGCGATGGACACCAGTTCGGCGCCCATCTGCTGGCAGAAGATCCGTGCCTTGGCATCACCCTTGATGCCTGCCAGCGCCCGGCCTCGCAAAGGACCGTAGACATGGATGTTGCCATCGGCCAGAAGTTCCGCACCGGGGCTCACCGGGGCGACGACGACCAGGTCACCGCCCTGGGCGTAGATCTGCTGGCCACCGCGCACCGGCGAGGTGATCACCCGGGTCGGCTTGACCAGGGGTTCGGCCGGTTTTTCCACGGGCTTGGGCGCAGGGGCGGGGGCCTCGACCGGATCCAGCGGTCGTTCACGGGCGCCTGAGGGCGGCAGTACCGGCAGATCGATGGCGATGGCGGCGGCGATGTCCTCGATACGGCTGGCGCGAATCGCCAGGGTTCGCAGGCCATGCTGGCGGCAGATGCGCATCAGGCCGGGCAGGTCGACGGTGCCGTCCTGCGGGGCGATCTTGTCCAGGGCCAGGATCAGCGGCGTGTTGCTGAAGAAATTGGGGGCCAGGGCGACCTTGGCCGCCAGTTGTCTGTCCAGGGCCTCAAGGTCGGTACGCGCCAGTTCCATCACGGTGATGGCAAGCATGCTGCCCTTGAGCTGGAACACGGGGTCGAGGTTTTGCTGTTCGGTCTGACTCATGGTCGGGATAGACAACGGCTTGTCGCTAAAAGTGCCGAGACTTATAACGAGAACGTTCGTCAGCCGCAAGCCATGGCGAACCGATGTAGAATGCGCGGCCATCGTTCTGACGGAAGCCTAAATGGATCGCCCGCGTTTTCGCCCCTATTTCCTTCATCCGCGCTTCTGGGCCCTGTGGCTGGGCCTTGGCCTGCTGTGGCTGGTCGTGCAGTTGCCGTTTCGCGTGCTGCTGGTCATCGGCCGCCTGCTGGGCCGGGTGATGTACGGTTTCGCCACTGATCGCAAATACATTGCCGCACGCAACCTGGAACTGTGCTTCCCGCAGCTGTCGGCCGCTGAACGCAAGCGCCTGCTCAAGGAAAACTTCGCCTCCACCGGCATCGCTTTCTTCGAGATGGCCATGAGCTGGTGGTGGCCGCGCAAGCGCCTGGCCAGGCTGGCGCATATCGAGGGGCTGGAACACCTGCGTGAGGCGCAGCAGCAGGGCGAGGGGGTGATCCTCATGGCGCTGCACTTCACCACTCTGGAAATCGGCGCCGCGCTGCTGGGCCAGCAGCACACCATCGATGGCATGTACCGCGAGCACAAGAACCCATTGTTCGACTTCATCCAGCGGCGTGGTCGCGAGCGGCACAACCTCGACTCGCTGGCTGTGGAGCGCGAGGACGTGCGCGGCATGCTCAAACTGCTGCGCAATGGCCGCGCCATCTGGTACGCGCCGGACCAGGACTACGGCGCCAAGCAAAGCGTGTTCGTGCCGCTGTTCGGCATCCAGGCCGCCACCGTGACGGCTACCAGCAAGTTCGCCAAGCTTGGCCGTGCCCGGGTCGTGCCTTTCACTCAGCAACGCCTGGCCGATGGCAGCGGCTACCGGTTGGTGCTGCATCCGCCGCTGGACAATTTTCCCGGCCAAAGCGACGAAGACGATTGCTTGCGCATCAATCAATGGGTAGAAAGGGCCATTACCGAATGCCCCGAGCAGTACCTCTGGGCACACCGTCGCTTCAAGAGCAGACCGGAAGGCGAGCCCAGGCTGTACGCGAAAAGACAATAAGAAAAGGCGATCACTGAGGTTCGTTCGATGTTGGAACCCGCTGTAGTGACACCCCCCGATGACCAGGCCGTGACCGGCCTGATCCTTTCCGGCGGCGGCGCGCGTGCCGCCTACCAGGTCGGCGTGCTGGCCGGTATCGCCGAGCTGCTGCCCTACGGGGCGGCCAATCCCTTTCCGGTGATCGTCGGCACCTCGGCCGGTGCCATCAATGCCGTCAAGCTGGCCAGCGAGGCCATGCGCTTTCGTGTGGCGGTGCACCAGCTGACGCTGTTCTGGCAGAACTTTCGCAGCCATCAGGTACTGCGCAGCGACTGGCCGGGGGTGATTCGCCAGGCCAGTCGCTTCGTGGGCA
The Pseudomonas sp. DTU_2021_1001937_2_SI_NGA_ILE_001 DNA segment above includes these coding regions:
- a CDS encoding RluA family pseudouridine synthase, which produces MPLSNIRILHQDAALLVVDKPAFLLSVPGRAEDNKDCLITRLQDNGYPEARIVHRLDWETSGIILLARDADSHRELSRQFHDRETEKAYTALCWGQPELDSGSIDLPLRYDPPTKPRHVVDHEQGKHALTFWKILERHADHCRVELTPITGRSHQLRVHMLSIGHPLLGDGLYAHAEALAASPRLCLHASMLSFSHPVSGERLRFECPAPF
- the minE gene encoding cell division topological specificity factor MinE gives rise to the protein MNIFDFFRDRKKANSASVAKERLQIIVAHERGQRGNTAPDYLPALQKELVEVIRKYVSIESDQVQVALENQGSCSILELNVTLPDR
- the minD gene encoding septum site-determining protein MinD, whose amino-acid sequence is MAKILVVTSGKGGVGKTTTSAAIGTGLALRGHKTVIVDFDVGLRNLDLIMGCERRVVYDFVNVVNNEANLQQALIKDKKIENLYVLAASQTRDKEALTKEGVERVLDELRQSFEYIVCDSPAGIETGAHLAMYFADEAIVVTNPEVSSVRDSDRMLGILASKSRRAENGEDPIKEHLLLTRYNPERVSKGEMLGVDDVKEILAVTLLGVIPESQAVLKASNQGVPVILDEQSDAGQAYSDAVDRLLGKDREHRFLDVQKKGFFERLFGG
- the minC gene encoding septum site-determining protein MinC, yielding MSQTEQQNLDPVFQLKGSMLAITVMELARTDLEALDRQLAAKVALAPNFFSNTPLILALDKIAPQDGTVDLPGLMRICRQHGLRTLAIRASRIEDIAAAIAIDLPVLPPSGARERPLDPVEAPAPAPKPVEKPAEPLVKPTRVITSPVRGGQQIYAQGGDLVVVAPVSPGAELLADGNIHVYGPLRGRALAGIKGDAKARIFCQQMGAELVSIAGQYKVSEDLRRDPLWGTGVQISLSGDVLNIIRL
- a CDS encoding lipid A biosynthesis lauroyl acyltransferase; protein product: MDRPRFRPYFLHPRFWALWLGLGLLWLVVQLPFRVLLVIGRLLGRVMYGFATDRKYIAARNLELCFPQLSAAERKRLLKENFASTGIAFFEMAMSWWWPRKRLARLAHIEGLEHLREAQQQGEGVILMALHFTTLEIGAALLGQQHTIDGMYREHKNPLFDFIQRRGRERHNLDSLAVEREDVRGMLKLLRNGRAIWYAPDQDYGAKQSVFVPLFGIQAATVTATSKFAKLGRARVVPFTQQRLADGSGYRLVLHPPLDNFPGQSDEDDCLRINQWVERAITECPEQYLWAHRRFKSRPEGEPRLYAKRQ